In Thiospirochaeta perfilievii, a single window of DNA contains:
- a CDS encoding RluA family pseudouridine synthase yields the protein MIERESLEITVSCSSTIRIDRYISEEGILTRNQIKERDLRIFLNDKEIKHSAKAKNGAKYQISWNKEVEINIEPEKMDLNVIYEDKNCVVISKEQGIVVHPSIGNYTGTLVQGLMYYITNLSDNFDGDVLRPGIVHRLDKDTSGVIITAKNSDSLAFLSKQFKDRTNIKEYLAIIKGTPVKKRDTIKSYLKRDSRDRKKFMSSDEEQNGKYAETDYVILASNGDYSLVKLILKTGRTHQIRVHLKSIGHPILGDPIYSRTDSKYREETLMLHSYHLGINLMDTEDMSHFYSPVPKRMLEFLSKEEIEIPTILMEHID from the coding sequence TTGATAGAAAGAGAGAGTTTAGAGATTACTGTTAGCTGCAGTAGTACAATACGGATTGATAGATATATTTCGGAAGAAGGGATATTAACAAGAAATCAAATAAAAGAGAGGGATTTAAGAATCTTTCTTAATGATAAAGAGATTAAGCATTCAGCTAAAGCTAAAAATGGTGCTAAATATCAAATATCCTGGAATAAAGAGGTTGAAATAAACATTGAACCTGAAAAAATGGACTTAAATGTTATATATGAAGATAAAAATTGTGTAGTAATATCTAAGGAACAAGGTATTGTTGTTCACCCATCTATAGGAAATTATACTGGAACATTAGTACAAGGGTTAATGTATTATATTACAAACTTATCAGATAATTTTGATGGTGATGTTTTACGTCCTGGTATAGTTCATCGTTTAGATAAAGATACCTCAGGTGTAATAATTACAGCAAAAAATAGTGATTCACTAGCTTTTCTATCTAAGCAGTTTAAAGATAGAACAAATATAAAGGAGTATTTAGCTATAATAAAAGGTACTCCCGTAAAGAAACGAGATACAATAAAGAGTTACTTAAAACGAGATTCTAGGGACAGAAAAAAGTTTATGTCCTCCGATGAAGAACAAAATGGAAAATATGCTGAAACTGATTATGTTATTTTAGCATCTAATGGTGACTACTCTCTGGTAAAACTAATATTAAAAACAGGAAGAACACACCAAATTAGAGTACATTTAAAATCTATAGGTCATCCTATACTAGGGGACCCAATATATTCTAGAACTGATTCAAAATATAGGGAAGAAACATTAATGCTTCACTCATACCACCTAGGTATAAATTTAATGGATACAGAAGATATGTCCCATTTTTACTCTCCAGTTCCCAAAAGAATGTTGGAGTTTTTATCTAAAGAAGAGATTGAGATTCCAACTATTTTAATGGAGCATATAGATTAA
- a CDS encoding MBL fold metallo-hydrolase, with protein sequence MKLLKHFSMFGKANTYIVGPDNGGDAILIDPAIMDIHMLELIENNNFYVKHILITHAHKHHFAALKTIKKIYNAEIYSYYSHIGDFESNSLVDGEVLILSDLEVKVLHVPGHSSDSLIYQIGNYLFVGDVITAGLLGKTDSKFEEEILIDSIETKLLTLDDHSLVFPGHGPPSILISEKKMFNLYAPLK encoded by the coding sequence ATGAAACTACTTAAACACTTTTCTATGTTTGGAAAAGCGAACACTTATATTGTTGGTCCAGATAATGGTGGAGATGCTATTCTAATTGATCCAGCTATTATGGATATTCATATGTTAGAGTTAATTGAGAATAATAATTTTTATGTAAAACATATTTTAATTACCCATGCACACAAACATCATTTTGCCGCATTAAAAACAATTAAAAAGATTTACAATGCAGAAATTTATTCTTACTACTCCCATATTGGAGATTTTGAGTCCAATAGTCTTGTGGATGGGGAAGTATTAATACTATCCGACTTAGAGGTTAAAGTATTACATGTACCTGGACACTCTTCAGACTCTCTAATATATCAAATTGGAAATTATCTTTTTGTAGGGGATGTTATTACAGCAGGGCTATTAGGAAAAACAGATTCTAAATTTGAAGAGGAGATTCTAATTGATTCTATTGAAACTAAACTTCTAACCCTAGATGACCATTCCCTAGTTTTCCCAGGGCATGGTCCTCCATCAATATTAATATCTGAAAAAAAGATGTTTAATCTATATGCTCCATTAAAATAG
- a CDS encoding pentapeptide repeat-containing protein — protein sequence MGKWKDYICSKSTFFNENFSNIDFSNIDMSNKTFSFCFFSNGIFNNTKLINSKISLCFFNNSTFTNTSFKNSIIVDSVFSESEIINVNFSNSDILNNNFNISSIKNSTFNNSDLYLSRFIGSFIDNSMFTDCNLKRVDFSDYINNKTSFKLSNIEEAFFDRGNYYETT from the coding sequence ATGGGTAAATGGAAAGATTATATCTGTTCTAAAAGTACATTTTTTAATGAAAACTTCTCAAATATTGACTTCTCAAATATTGATATGTCTAATAAAACTTTTAGTTTCTGTTTTTTTAGTAATGGAATTTTCAATAATACCAAACTTATTAATAGTAAGATAAGCTTATGTTTCTTTAACAATAGTACTTTTACCAATACATCCTTTAAGAATAGCATTATTGTTGATTCTGTTTTCTCTGAATCAGAAATTATAAATGTTAACTTCTCAAATAGTGATATATTAAATAACAACTTTAATATTTCATCAATAAAAAACAGTACTTTTAACAACTCAGATCTATATCTATCTAGATTTATTGGGTCATTTATAGATAATTCAATGTTTACTGACTGTAACTTAAAAAGAGTAGACTTCTCAGACTACATTAACAATAAAACCTCATTTAAACTATCAAATATAGAAGAGGCATTTTTTGATAGAGGAAACTACTATGAAACTACTTAA
- the murI gene encoding glutamate racemase, translating to MDKPIVVFDSGVGGLPYLVHLRNRFSWEDFVYIADNKNFPYGEKTEESLVQIISILVTNIIKRFNPKAIVVACNTASVTSLKYIRELTSIPIIGVVPAVKPASDITRNNKIGVLATKRTVRGQYLQDLINKFSPDKEVVLVGAGDIVNFVETKMYNLEQDEIKEYIRDQVEPFKKSGVDSIVLGCTHFIHVSDEIEEALGSGVKIIDSRDGVTRQVGRVTDIGKVRERVGTSSFFLTNSRDVDSYIVFCKKHNVEFKGEF from the coding sequence ATGGATAAGCCAATAGTTGTTTTTGATTCAGGAGTTGGAGGTTTACCCTATCTAGTCCATCTAAGGAATAGGTTTAGTTGGGAAGATTTTGTATATATTGCTGATAATAAAAACTTTCCCTATGGAGAAAAGACGGAAGAGTCTTTAGTTCAAATTATATCAATACTTGTAACAAATATTATTAAAAGGTTTAACCCTAAGGCTATTGTTGTAGCTTGTAATACAGCAAGTGTAACATCTTTAAAGTATATAAGAGAACTTACATCAATCCCTATCATAGGCGTAGTTCCAGCAGTAAAACCTGCCTCTGATATAACAAGAAATAATAAAATTGGGGTTTTGGCAACAAAAAGAACAGTGAGGGGACAGTATTTACAAGACCTAATAAATAAGTTCTCACCAGATAAAGAAGTTGTATTAGTTGGTGCTGGAGATATTGTAAATTTTGTTGAAACAAAAATGTATAATCTAGAACAAGATGAAATAAAAGAGTATATAAGAGATCAGGTTGAGCCATTTAAAAAGAGCGGGGTAGACTCTATAGTTCTTGGTTGTACCCATTTTATACACGTTTCAGATGAGATTGAAGAAGCTTTAGGAAGTGGTGTTAAGATTATTGATTCAAGGGATGGTGTTACAAGACAGGTAGGTCGTGTTACAGATATAGGTAAAGTTCGTGAAAGAGTGGGTACTAGTTCTTTCTTTTTAACAAATAGTAGGGATGTAGATTCTTATATTGTATTTTGTAAAAAACATAATGTGGAATTTAAAGGAGAATTTTAG
- the rsgA gene encoding ribosome small subunit-dependent GTPase A produces the protein MIKGVILWGMNNIFNVLVDGKRIECRIKGKVLKDRTKAYNPLASGDIVTIELDPINENFGLILSREDRKNHFSRWNKKRNAPQIIAANVDQVICVCSPESPPFRPRFIDRAIISAENGGIKPIVVLNKIDQNISKEVENRLEGYRELGYEILRVSAKNGENIEKLRSILKSKTTAFVGQSGVGKSTLLNSLNPELMLRVGEVSEKFNRGKHTTCYAVMVPLEDYTIIDTPGIRELNLFGVDPSVLSHFFPEFDMYWGDCKFKGCTHTHEPGCAIKKAIEDGNINEDRFKGYNSIISELEDSLVKFY, from the coding sequence TTGATAAAAGGTGTAATTCTTTGGGGTATGAACAATATATTTAATGTATTGGTAGATGGAAAGAGGATTGAGTGTAGAATTAAAGGTAAGGTTTTAAAGGATAGAACAAAAGCTTATAATCCTTTAGCAAGTGGTGATATTGTTACCATTGAACTTGATCCTATAAATGAAAACTTTGGTTTAATATTATCAAGGGAGGATAGGAAGAACCACTTTTCAAGATGGAATAAAAAAAGAAATGCACCACAAATTATCGCTGCTAATGTTGATCAAGTTATATGTGTCTGTTCCCCTGAATCTCCCCCTTTTAGACCTCGTTTTATAGATAGAGCTATAATTTCTGCTGAAAATGGTGGAATAAAACCAATAGTAGTTCTCAATAAGATTGATCAAAATATTTCAAAAGAGGTAGAAAACCGTCTAGAAGGATATCGAGAATTAGGATATGAAATTTTAAGAGTTTCTGCTAAAAATGGAGAAAATATTGAAAAACTACGTAGTATTCTAAAATCTAAAACAACAGCATTTGTTGGACAATCTGGAGTTGGTAAGTCAACTTTGTTAAATAGCTTAAATCCGGAACTAATGTTGAGAGTTGGAGAAGTATCAGAAAAATTTAATAGAGGTAAACACACCACTTGTTATGCTGTAATGGTCCCTCTAGAGGATTATACAATAATAGATACCCCAGGGATTAGAGAGTTAAATTTATTTGGTGTAGATCCATCAGTATTATCCCATTTCTTTCCTGAATTTGATATGTATTGGGGTGATTGTAAATTTAAAGGTTGTACACATACCCATGAACCTGGTTGCGCAATTAAGAAAGCTATTGAAGATGGCAATATTAACGAGGATAGATTTAAAGGATATAACTCTATAATCAGTGAACTAGAGGACTCTTTGGTAAAATTTTATTAA
- the pyk gene encoding pyruvate kinase has protein sequence MDKRKQTKIVATISDLNCGVDFLTTLYNNGMNVVRLNTAHQSHEGSLLVIENVRKVSSSIPLLVDTKGPEVRTFNVPKEGLTVEEGEIIAIGDNLGDQKGFFTNYDGFVKDISVGADILIDDGETAMVVVDKKDDKLFVKISNSGVIKNKKSINTPGVHLDLPSISEKDAEYIKFAAKHNVEFIAHSFVRNGQDVKDVQALLDAAGSDAKIIAKIENREGVDNLEEILDECYGVMIARGDLGIEIPAQEVPAIQKHMIDTCIRRAQPVITATQMLHTMIDNPRPTRAEVSDVANAIFDGTDAIMLSGETAYGKYPLEAVQTMNKIALEVEAHTPEFRDNPVVSSEKQVRSFLAKKAVEAAIELPIKSIVVDAKTGSSARMVSSYRGKLPIYVKCMHENVMKTLALSYGVYASTIEEFKHRDQLVSKTISTLIDEKLIEKDDQIVILAGTPGDNDKAPEFIQIATASDCL, from the coding sequence ATGGATAAAAGAAAACAAACGAAAATTGTTGCAACAATTTCAGATTTAAATTGTGGTGTGGATTTCCTTACTACTCTTTATAATAACGGAATGAATGTTGTTAGGTTAAACACTGCTCATCAGTCGCATGAGGGTTCTTTATTAGTAATTGAAAATGTTAGAAAAGTTTCTAGCTCAATTCCTTTATTAGTGGATACAAAAGGTCCTGAAGTTAGAACTTTTAATGTACCAAAAGAGGGTTTAACAGTAGAAGAAGGTGAAATTATTGCTATTGGTGACAACCTTGGTGATCAAAAAGGTTTTTTTACAAACTATGATGGATTTGTAAAAGATATCAGTGTAGGTGCAGATATCCTTATTGATGATGGTGAGACAGCTATGGTTGTTGTTGATAAAAAGGATGATAAATTATTCGTAAAAATATCTAATAGTGGTGTTATTAAGAATAAAAAAAGTATCAATACTCCAGGAGTTCACTTAGATCTACCATCAATTTCTGAAAAAGATGCTGAATACATTAAATTTGCTGCTAAACACAATGTAGAGTTTATTGCTCACTCATTTGTTAGAAACGGTCAAGATGTTAAAGATGTTCAAGCTTTATTAGATGCTGCTGGTTCAGATGCTAAAATTATTGCTAAGATTGAAAACCGTGAGGGTGTTGATAATTTAGAAGAAATTTTAGATGAGTGTTATGGTGTAATGATTGCAAGGGGAGACCTTGGTATTGAGATTCCTGCTCAGGAAGTACCTGCAATTCAAAAACACATGATTGATACATGTATCAGAAGAGCACAACCAGTAATTACAGCTACTCAGATGTTACACACTATGATTGATAATCCTAGACCAACAAGAGCCGAAGTAAGTGATGTTGCTAATGCTATTTTTGATGGTACAGATGCAATCATGTTAAGTGGTGAAACTGCTTATGGAAAATATCCATTAGAAGCTGTTCAGACAATGAATAAAATTGCATTAGAAGTTGAAGCTCATACTCCAGAGTTTAGAGACAATCCTGTTGTATCTTCTGAAAAACAAGTTAGAAGCTTTTTAGCTAAAAAAGCAGTTGAAGCAGCTATTGAACTACCAATTAAATCAATTGTTGTAGATGCTAAAACTGGTTCTTCTGCAAGAATGGTTTCATCTTATAGAGGGAAATTACCAATTTATGTAAAATGTATGCATGAAAACGTTATGAAAACTTTAGCTTTATCATATGGTGTATACGCTTCTACTATTGAAGAGTTTAAACATAGAGATCAGCTAGTTTCTAAAACAATTAGTACATTAATTGATGAAAAACTAATTGAAAAAGATGATCAAATTGTTATCTTAGCAGGTACACCTGGTGATAATGATAAAGCTCCTGAATTTATTCAGATTGCAACAGCTAGTGATTGTTTATAA
- a CDS encoding V-type ATP synthase subunit E produces the protein MDVQLKELIDKIKNDGVKSAEDNAKKIIAEAESKAEKIIKSAEKKADELKENSIRESEVTKQSSIDAVKQSSRDLVIDLKKEIEGIFDELIKRSTEDSLKGDSLANAIVAVLGNWNKDSVSDLSVLLPASEEEAVKKSINSKFKDLIKSGLEIKPHSSLDAGFKISEKDGNVYYDFSAEGIGQMMAEYLSPSLTQFVKDVKES, from the coding sequence ATGGATGTTCAATTAAAAGAACTAATTGACAAAATAAAAAATGATGGTGTTAAAAGTGCTGAGGATAATGCTAAGAAAATTATCGCAGAAGCAGAGTCTAAAGCTGAGAAAATTATTAAATCTGCTGAAAAAAAAGCAGATGAGTTAAAAGAGAATTCAATTAGAGAATCTGAAGTTACTAAGCAATCTAGTATTGATGCTGTTAAACAATCCTCAAGGGATCTTGTTATTGATCTTAAAAAAGAGATTGAAGGTATTTTTGATGAGTTAATAAAACGTTCAACAGAGGATTCTTTAAAAGGAGACTCTCTTGCAAACGCAATTGTTGCAGTTTTAGGTAATTGGAATAAAGATAGTGTTTCAGACCTTTCAGTTCTATTACCTGCATCAGAAGAAGAAGCTGTAAAGAAGAGCATTAATAGTAAATTTAAAGATTTAATTAAATCAGGATTAGAGATTAAACCACATAGCTCTCTAGATGCTGGTTTTAAAATTTCAGAGAAAGATGGTAATGTTTATTATGATTTCTCTGCAGAAGGTATAGGACAAATGATGGCGGAGTATTTAAGCCCAAGTCTTACACAGTTTGTTAAGGACGTAAAGGAGAGTTAG
- a CDS encoding DUF2764 family protein yields the protein MGQYYFTAASLPILSLESIPSITLESFLSTCELHLSKRDFKILFNSSIKIPENENSLSGVAKVCWDWEKSLRNELAKLRAAKINKSAEEYVRTGDMVFDTQRIASEAFKIESPLEAETYLNVARLSFLESLSVGHYFDITFLVIYYLKLQILDRISNFDTDKGFKKYKEIYKNILTAYEAGGSEI from the coding sequence ATGGGACAGTATTATTTTACTGCAGCTTCTTTACCTATATTATCACTAGAGTCCATACCTAGCATAACTTTAGAGTCATTCTTAAGTACATGTGAGCTACATCTTTCAAAGAGAGATTTTAAAATACTCTTTAATAGTAGTATTAAAATTCCTGAAAATGAGAACTCTTTATCAGGAGTAGCAAAAGTATGCTGGGATTGGGAAAAGTCATTAAGAAATGAGTTAGCAAAACTAAGAGCAGCAAAAATCAATAAGTCAGCAGAGGAGTATGTCCGAACTGGTGATATGGTCTTTGATACTCAAAGAATTGCCTCAGAAGCTTTTAAGATTGAGTCACCATTAGAAGCAGAAACATATCTTAATGTTGCTAGATTATCTTTTTTAGAATCTTTAAGTGTTGGTCACTATTTTGATATCACTTTTTTAGTAATCTATTATTTAAAACTTCAAATATTGGATAGAATATCAAATTTTGATACAGATAAAGGTTTTAAGAAATATAAGGAAATATATAAAAATATACTTACAGCTTATGAAGCTGGTGGATCGGAGATATAG
- a CDS encoding V-type ATP synthase subunit A: MKSVGKIIGVNGNMVTVEVTGTVSMNEVGYILVDDKKLKSEVIRILGNTCQMQVFEMTKGIRIGDSVEFSDELLAVELGPGLLKQVYDGLQNPLPELAEAAGFFLERGIYLKALDREVEWDFTPIAKVGDSVEKADTLGSVPEGPFVHQIMVPFNYLKKYSVKSIKEAGKYKVDDVIAVLEDEKGNTFDVKMYFEWPVKRAIDCYSERLKPTKPMVTKVRLVDTFLPVALGGTYCIPGPFGAGKTVLQQVTSKNAEVDIVIVAACGERAGEVVETLKEFPELIDPKTGNSLMERTVIICNTSSMPVASREASVYTAVTIAEYYRQMGLNVLLLADSTSRWAQAMREMSGRLEEIPGEEAFPAYLESVIAGFYERAGIVRLKDGREGSVTIGGTVSPAGGNFEEPVTQATLKVVGAFHGLSRERSDARKYPAIDPMDSWSKYPSVLNVDAVNYARKILFRGGEIEAMMKVVGEEGTALSDFTIYLKSDFLDAVYLQQNSFDPVDAAVIVDRQKHIFAYILEIMGAEFSFEDKDEARIFFNALRQAFIDYNGVEWKTDEFYKREKAMLETLNEKKVGLDSTAAELLKVGV; encoded by the coding sequence ATGAAAAGCGTAGGAAAGATCATTGGTGTTAACGGTAATATGGTTACTGTAGAAGTAACTGGAACTGTTTCCATGAATGAAGTTGGTTACATTCTTGTAGATGACAAAAAACTTAAATCCGAGGTTATAAGAATTTTGGGGAATACTTGTCAAATGCAGGTTTTTGAAATGACTAAGGGTATTCGTATTGGAGATAGTGTAGAATTTTCTGACGAATTATTAGCAGTTGAATTAGGTCCAGGCCTTTTAAAACAAGTATATGATGGTTTACAAAATCCACTTCCTGAGCTAGCTGAAGCGGCTGGATTCTTTCTAGAAAGAGGAATTTACTTAAAAGCATTAGATAGAGAAGTTGAGTGGGATTTTACTCCAATTGCAAAAGTTGGAGATAGTGTAGAAAAGGCAGATACATTAGGTAGTGTTCCTGAGGGACCTTTTGTTCACCAGATTATGGTTCCATTTAACTATCTAAAAAAATATAGTGTGAAATCCATAAAAGAAGCGGGCAAATATAAAGTAGATGATGTTATTGCTGTTCTTGAGGATGAAAAAGGTAATACATTTGATGTAAAAATGTATTTCGAATGGCCAGTAAAAAGAGCTATTGACTGTTATTCTGAAAGATTAAAACCAACTAAGCCTATGGTTACTAAAGTTAGGTTAGTTGATACATTTTTACCTGTAGCATTAGGAGGTACGTACTGTATTCCTGGTCCATTTGGTGCTGGAAAGACTGTTCTACAACAGGTTACTAGTAAAAATGCTGAAGTAGATATCGTAATTGTTGCTGCTTGTGGTGAGAGAGCTGGAGAAGTTGTAGAGACTTTAAAAGAGTTCCCAGAGTTAATTGACCCTAAGACAGGTAACTCTTTAATGGAAAGAACTGTAATAATTTGTAATACATCATCTATGCCAGTTGCTTCAAGGGAAGCGTCAGTATATACAGCTGTAACTATTGCTGAATATTACAGGCAGATGGGTCTAAATGTTTTACTTCTAGCTGATTCAACTTCCAGATGGGCTCAAGCTATGAGGGAGATGTCAGGAAGACTAGAAGAGATCCCTGGAGAAGAGGCTTTCCCTGCATATCTCGAGTCTGTAATAGCCGGATTTTATGAGAGAGCGGGTATTGTAAGATTAAAAGATGGCCGAGAGGGTTCTGTAACAATTGGTGGAACTGTTTCTCCTGCTGGTGGTAACTTTGAAGAACCGGTAACACAAGCAACTCTTAAGGTTGTTGGAGCATTCCATGGTTTAAGTAGAGAGAGATCAGATGCTAGAAAGTATCCAGCAATTGATCCTATGGATTCTTGGAGTAAATACCCAAGTGTATTAAATGTTGATGCTGTAAATTATGCAAGAAAAATCCTCTTTAGAGGTGGTGAAATTGAAGCAATGATGAAAGTTGTAGGTGAAGAGGGAACTGCTTTAAGTGATTTTACAATCTACTTAAAATCAGATTTCTTAGATGCTGTATATTTACAGCAAAACTCCTTTGATCCAGTTGATGCAGCAGTAATTGTTGATAGACAAAAGCATATTTTTGCATATATTTTAGAAATTATGGGTGCTGAATTCTCATTTGAAGATAAGGATGAAGCCAGAATATTCTTCAATGCATTAAGACAGGCATTTATTGATTACAATGGTGTTGAGTGGAAAACAGATGAGTTCTATAAGCGAGAAAAAGCGATGTTAGAAACTTTAAATGAAAAGAAAGTTGGGTTGGATAGTACCGCAGCTGAACTACTTAAGGTAGGGGTGTAG
- a CDS encoding V-type ATP synthase subunit B, which yields MRKVYSKIESISGNVISVKATDVQYGELARVSTTYGDTLAEVIKLDGDLVSMQVFAGGRGISTGDEVRFLGNPMRVSFSENLQGRIFDGSGKPRDNGPELTENLITIGGPSVNPAKRIIPRNMIRTGIPMIDLFNTLVESQKLPIFSVSGEPYNQLLSRIAMQAEVDLIILGGMGLKYDDYLFFKEELENGGAMSRTIMFVHTASDPVVESLMVPDISLAVAEKFALQGKKVLVLLTDMTNFADAMKEIAITQEQVPSNRGYPGDLYSQLASRYEKAVDFEGSGSITILGVTTMPGDDVTHPVPDNTGYITEGQYYLKNGRIEPFGSLSRLKQQVNDKTRDDHRAIMDGMIKLYAAYKSSVEKKSMGFNMSQWDEKLLKYGKQFEKGMMDLSVNIPLEKALDLGWEILASCFEKDETGLKTDLINQYWPEGK from the coding sequence ATGAGAAAAGTATATAGTAAAATTGAGTCAATTTCAGGAAACGTTATTTCTGTAAAAGCGACGGATGTTCAATACGGAGAGTTAGCAAGAGTGTCTACAACATATGGGGATACACTAGCTGAAGTTATTAAATTAGATGGTGATCTTGTTTCTATGCAGGTTTTTGCTGGTGGAAGGGGTATATCCACTGGAGATGAAGTAAGATTTTTAGGAAACCCAATGAGGGTGTCTTTCTCTGAAAACCTACAGGGAAGAATATTTGATGGGTCCGGTAAACCTAGGGATAATGGCCCTGAATTAACAGAAAATCTCATAACTATTGGTGGGCCTTCTGTAAATCCGGCAAAAAGAATTATTCCAAGGAACATGATAAGAACTGGTATCCCTATGATCGACTTATTTAATACACTAGTTGAATCTCAGAAATTACCAATATTCTCAGTTTCTGGAGAACCATATAACCAACTTCTTTCAAGAATTGCAATGCAGGCTGAAGTTGATCTAATTATTCTTGGTGGAATGGGTCTTAAATATGATGACTACCTATTTTTTAAGGAAGAGTTAGAGAATGGTGGTGCAATGAGTAGAACAATAATGTTTGTTCATACTGCATCAGATCCTGTTGTAGAGTCATTAATGGTTCCAGATATCTCCTTAGCTGTTGCTGAGAAGTTTGCACTTCAAGGTAAGAAAGTTTTAGTGTTATTAACTGATATGACAAACTTTGCAGATGCTATGAAAGAGATAGCTATTACTCAAGAGCAGGTTCCATCTAACAGGGGTTATCCTGGTGATTTATACTCCCAGTTAGCATCAAGATATGAAAAAGCTGTAGACTTTGAAGGTTCTGGGTCTATAACTATTTTAGGTGTAACAACAATGCCTGGTGATGATGTTACTCATCCAGTACCTGATAATACAGGATATATTACAGAGGGACAGTACTATCTAAAGAATGGAAGAATTGAGCCATTTGGTTCGCTATCCCGTTTAAAACAACAGGTTAATGATAAAACTAGGGATGACCATAGAGCCATTATGGATGGTATGATTAAGTTGTACGCAGCTTACAAATCATCTGTAGAGAAAAAATCAATGGGATTTAATATGTCTCAGTGGGACGAGAAACTACTTAAGTATGGTAAACAATTTGAAAAGGGTATGATGGACTTATCAGTTAACATACCTTTAGAAAAGGCACTAGATTTAGGTTGGGAAATATTAGCATCATGCTTTGAAAAGGATGAAACTGGTCTTAAAACTGATTTAATTAATCAGTATTGGCCTGAAGGGAAGTAG
- a CDS encoding V-type ATP synthase subunit D translates to MAKIKLTKNEQKKQKDALKMYQRYLPTLILKKQQLQMEIRQVELKVEDVESKISMINEEFKSWIGVFGEDVGLDGNLLTVKRIVTENGNIAGVNIPIFVGAEFEDVSYDLFLMPLWVDKAVEKLKQVMLLDLEIKVLREQAKLLGEELRVTTQRVNLFEKVKIPETKSNIKKIAVYLGDQQTASVVRGKIAKKKLVKVS, encoded by the coding sequence ATGGCAAAGATAAAGCTTACTAAAAATGAGCAAAAAAAACAGAAAGATGCTCTTAAAATGTATCAGCGATATCTACCTACTCTTATTCTAAAAAAACAACAACTCCAAATGGAAATTCGTCAAGTGGAGTTGAAGGTTGAAGATGTAGAGAGTAAAATCTCTATGATTAATGAGGAGTTTAAATCCTGGATAGGAGTTTTTGGTGAAGACGTAGGTCTTGATGGAAATTTACTAACAGTTAAACGAATTGTTACAGAGAATGGTAATATTGCAGGTGTGAATATCCCCATTTTTGTAGGAGCAGAGTTTGAAGATGTTTCTTATGACTTATTTTTGATGCCACTTTGGGTTGATAAAGCAGTTGAGAAGTTAAAGCAAGTTATGCTGTTAGATTTGGAGATTAAGGTTCTTAGAGAACAGGCTAAACTTTTAGGAGAGGAACTTAGAGTGACAACTCAAAGGGTTAATCTGTTTGAAAAGGTTAAAATACCTGAAACTAAGAGTAATATTAAGAAAATTGCTGTGTATCTAGGAGACCAACAGACAGCTTCTGTTGTTCGAGGAAAGATAGCAAAGAAAAAATTGGTAAAGGTGTCATGA